One genomic region from Equus asinus isolate D_3611 breed Donkey chromosome 8, EquAss-T2T_v2, whole genome shotgun sequence encodes:
- the TANGO2 gene encoding transport and Golgi organization protein 2 homolog isoform X4, translating into MCIIFFKFDPRPVSKNAYRLILAANRDEFYHRPSKLAGFWGNNSEILSGLDMEEGKEGGTWLGISTRGKLAALTNYLQPRLDPDARGRGELVAHFLTTDMDSLTYLKKVSAEGHLYNGFNLIAADLSTEKGDVVCYYGNRGDPEPVVLAPGTYGLSNALLETPWRKLCFGKQLFLAVVEQSQALPKDDLIAQLLDVLNNDEACQTQPSRTKAGSTCSPF; encoded by the exons ATGTGCATCATCTTCTTTAAATTTGATCCTCGCCCTGTTTCCAAAAATGCATACAG GCTCATCCTGGCAGCCAACAGGGACGAGTTCTACCACAGACCTTCCAAGTTAGCAGGCTTCTGGGGGAACAACAGCGAGATCCTCAGTG GGCTCGACATGGAGGAAGGCAAGGAAGGAGGCACGTGGCTGGGCATCAGCACGCGGGGGAAGCTGGCAGCACTCACCAACTACTTGCAACCGCGCCTGGACCCGGATGCCCGCGGCCGAG GTGAGCTTGTGGCCCACTTTCTGACCACCGACATGGACAGCCTGACCTACCTGAAGAAGGTCTCCGCAGAGGGCCACCTGTACAATGGCTTCAACCTCATAGCCGCCGATCTGAG CACAGAGAAGGGAGACGTCGTTTGCTACTATGGAAACCGCGGGGACCCTGAGCCTGTTGTCCTGGCCCCAG GGACCTACGGGCTGAGCAATGCTCTGCTGGAGACGCCCTGGAGGAAGCTGTGCTTTGGGAAGCAGCTCTTCTTGGCGGTTGTGGAGCAGAGCCAGGCCCTCCCCAAGGATGACCTCATTGCCCAGCTCCTGGACGTGCTCAACAACGACGAGGC TTGCCAGACCCAGCCATCGAGGACCAAGGCAGGGAGTACGTGCAGCCCATTCTGA
- the TANGO2 gene encoding transport and Golgi organization protein 2 homolog isoform X3 yields MHTESCTSCRMRSHTLHHCHLGERGDLLTSSSCLPGGSSTPTFRPMVALILAANRDEFYHRPSKLAGFWGNNSEILSGLDMEEGKEGGTWLGISTRGKLAALTNYLQPRLDPDARGRGELVAHFLTTDMDSLTYLKKVSAEGHLYNGFNLIAADLSTEKGDVVCYYGNRGDPEPVVLAPGTYGLSNALLETPWRKLCFGKQLFLAVVEQSQALPKDDLIAQLLDVLNNDEACQTQPSRTKAGSTCSPF; encoded by the exons ATGCATACAG AGTCCTGCACCAGCTGCCGCATGAGGTCCCACACCCTACATCACTGCCActtgggagagagaggggatctgcttacctcctcctcctgcctcccagggggGTCCAGCACCCCGACCTTCAGACCTATGGTTGC GCTCATCCTGGCAGCCAACAGGGACGAGTTCTACCACAGACCTTCCAAGTTAGCAGGCTTCTGGGGGAACAACAGCGAGATCCTCAGTG GGCTCGACATGGAGGAAGGCAAGGAAGGAGGCACGTGGCTGGGCATCAGCACGCGGGGGAAGCTGGCAGCACTCACCAACTACTTGCAACCGCGCCTGGACCCGGATGCCCGCGGCCGAG GTGAGCTTGTGGCCCACTTTCTGACCACCGACATGGACAGCCTGACCTACCTGAAGAAGGTCTCCGCAGAGGGCCACCTGTACAATGGCTTCAACCTCATAGCCGCCGATCTGAG CACAGAGAAGGGAGACGTCGTTTGCTACTATGGAAACCGCGGGGACCCTGAGCCTGTTGTCCTGGCCCCAG GGACCTACGGGCTGAGCAATGCTCTGCTGGAGACGCCCTGGAGGAAGCTGTGCTTTGGGAAGCAGCTCTTCTTGGCGGTTGTGGAGCAGAGCCAGGCCCTCCCCAAGGATGACCTCATTGCCCAGCTCCTGGACGTGCTCAACAACGACGAGGC TTGCCAGACCCAGCCATCGAGGACCAAGGCAGGGAGTACGTGCAGCCCATTCTGA
- the TANGO2 gene encoding transport and Golgi organization protein 2 homolog isoform X2: MCIIFFKFDPRPVSKNAYRLILAANRDEFYHRPSKLAGFWGNNSEILSGLDMEEGKEGGTWLGISTRGKLAALTNYLQPRLDPDARGRGELVAHFLTTDMDSLTYLKKVSAEGHLYNGFNLIAADLSTEKGDVVCYYGNRGDPEPVVLAPGTYGLSNALLETPWRKLCFGKQLFLAVVEQSQALPKDDLIAQLLDVLNNDEAQLPDPAIEDQGREYVQPILSKYAAVCVRCPDYGTRTNTVILVDADGHVTFTERSMLDKDPSRWETTTHEFRLQS, translated from the exons ATGTGCATCATCTTCTTTAAATTTGATCCTCGCCCTGTTTCCAAAAATGCATACAG GCTCATCCTGGCAGCCAACAGGGACGAGTTCTACCACAGACCTTCCAAGTTAGCAGGCTTCTGGGGGAACAACAGCGAGATCCTCAGTG GGCTCGACATGGAGGAAGGCAAGGAAGGAGGCACGTGGCTGGGCATCAGCACGCGGGGGAAGCTGGCAGCACTCACCAACTACTTGCAACCGCGCCTGGACCCGGATGCCCGCGGCCGAG GTGAGCTTGTGGCCCACTTTCTGACCACCGACATGGACAGCCTGACCTACCTGAAGAAGGTCTCCGCAGAGGGCCACCTGTACAATGGCTTCAACCTCATAGCCGCCGATCTGAG CACAGAGAAGGGAGACGTCGTTTGCTACTATGGAAACCGCGGGGACCCTGAGCCTGTTGTCCTGGCCCCAG GGACCTACGGGCTGAGCAATGCTCTGCTGGAGACGCCCTGGAGGAAGCTGTGCTTTGGGAAGCAGCTCTTCTTGGCGGTTGTGGAGCAGAGCCAGGCCCTCCCCAAGGATGACCTCATTGCCCAGCTCCTGGACGTGCTCAACAACGACGAGGC GCAGTTGCCAGACCCAGCCATCGAGGACCAAGGCAGGGAGTACGTGCAGCCCATTCTGAGCAAGTACGCGGCTGTGTGTGTGCGCTGCCCGGACTATGGCACCAG AACCAACACAGTCATCCTCGTGGACGCTGATGGGCACGTGACTTTCACAGAGCGCAGCATGTTGGACAAGGACCCCTCCCGCTGGGAGACCACCACCCACGAGTTCAGGCTGCAGAGTTAA
- the TANGO2 gene encoding transport and Golgi organization protein 2 homolog isoform X1, translating into MHTESCTSCRMRSHTLHHCHLGERGDLLTSSSCLPGGSSTPTFRPMVALILAANRDEFYHRPSKLAGFWGNNSEILSGLDMEEGKEGGTWLGISTRGKLAALTNYLQPRLDPDARGRGELVAHFLTTDMDSLTYLKKVSAEGHLYNGFNLIAADLSTEKGDVVCYYGNRGDPEPVVLAPGTYGLSNALLETPWRKLCFGKQLFLAVVEQSQALPKDDLIAQLLDVLNNDEAQLPDPAIEDQGREYVQPILSKYAAVCVRCPDYGTRTNTVILVDADGHVTFTERSMLDKDPSRWETTTHEFRLQS; encoded by the exons ATGCATACAG AGTCCTGCACCAGCTGCCGCATGAGGTCCCACACCCTACATCACTGCCActtgggagagagaggggatctgcttacctcctcctcctgcctcccagggggGTCCAGCACCCCGACCTTCAGACCTATGGTTGC GCTCATCCTGGCAGCCAACAGGGACGAGTTCTACCACAGACCTTCCAAGTTAGCAGGCTTCTGGGGGAACAACAGCGAGATCCTCAGTG GGCTCGACATGGAGGAAGGCAAGGAAGGAGGCACGTGGCTGGGCATCAGCACGCGGGGGAAGCTGGCAGCACTCACCAACTACTTGCAACCGCGCCTGGACCCGGATGCCCGCGGCCGAG GTGAGCTTGTGGCCCACTTTCTGACCACCGACATGGACAGCCTGACCTACCTGAAGAAGGTCTCCGCAGAGGGCCACCTGTACAATGGCTTCAACCTCATAGCCGCCGATCTGAG CACAGAGAAGGGAGACGTCGTTTGCTACTATGGAAACCGCGGGGACCCTGAGCCTGTTGTCCTGGCCCCAG GGACCTACGGGCTGAGCAATGCTCTGCTGGAGACGCCCTGGAGGAAGCTGTGCTTTGGGAAGCAGCTCTTCTTGGCGGTTGTGGAGCAGAGCCAGGCCCTCCCCAAGGATGACCTCATTGCCCAGCTCCTGGACGTGCTCAACAACGACGAGGC GCAGTTGCCAGACCCAGCCATCGAGGACCAAGGCAGGGAGTACGTGCAGCCCATTCTGAGCAAGTACGCGGCTGTGTGTGTGCGCTGCCCGGACTATGGCACCAG AACCAACACAGTCATCCTCGTGGACGCTGATGGGCACGTGACTTTCACAGAGCGCAGCATGTTGGACAAGGACCCCTCCCGCTGGGAGACCACCACCCACGAGTTCAGGCTGCAGAGTTAA